In the bacterium SCSIO 12741 genome, TTGAATAAAATTAAAGCCATACTGATAGACGATGAAGCTGATGCCTTAACTGTTCTTTCGGCCATGATCAACGAACTGACCCCACAGGTGGAAATAATAAACGCCACCCAATCGGGGCTCGAAGGAATTAAGTCCATTCAAAAATGGAAGCCCGATCTGGTGTTTCTGGACATTGAAATGGCCGGGCTAAACGGATTTGAAGTTCTTGATTTTTTCGAGAACCGAACCTTCAAATTGATTTTTGTAACCGCCTATGATCAGTATGCCATTAAAGCCATTCGCGAAAAAGCGGATAACTACCTGCTCAAACCCATAAACCCACAAGAACTGGAGCAAGCGGTGGCAGAAATAGCGGAAGAACTTAACCATGATTCGCTCCAGGCCAAACAAGGTAAAATTGCTATCCCAATTGGTTCCGGTTATCGCTACATCGACACACTGGATATAGAGTGCATTCAAGCAGACAATAGCTATTCCTTCGTACACCTCACCAGCGGCGAAAAGATCATTGTATGCCGAAATCTAAAGAGTTTCGAAAACGCTCTCAATCAGGAAAACTTCATGCGGATCAACCGATCTTTTCTGATCAACGTGAATCAGATTGAATTGGCCTCTAAAGAAGACGGCGGTTATGTTCAAATGAAACAGGGACGCACCATTGAGATTCCGCAGAGGAAGAAGGAGCGAATCTTTCATCAGTTAAAAGAACGGTTTATCGTTCTGAGATAAAGCACTTTTCACCCAATCTGTAAAATGATCCCCTAAATCAGTAATCTGCCACCTATCCGTCCATAGCGGTCTGGTGACCTTTGTATCGTAATAAAAGGTCATTGGATTATGAACACAACAATTTATCGAATAACAAAGCAAACCGGCCTACTGCTGGTATTGCTTTTTGGACTGACAAGTTTTGCCTCTATCACTGCCCAAAACAAGGCAGATGAAATCATTGGAACCTGGGAGCTGGAAGACAAAACCAGCAAGATGGAGATCTATAAAAAAGACGGCAAATACTACGGAAAACTACTCTACGGAAAAGACGTGGTAAACGAAGATGGATCTTCTAAAAAGGACATCGAAAATCCAGATGAAAGTCTACGCAACCGCGACATTATTGGATCTACTTACATCCATAATCTCACCTACGACGGAGACGAGTATGACGATGGTAAGGTTTACGACTCTACTACCGGCAAAACCTGGAGCTGTTATGTAGAAATGGAAGACGGCGATCTTCACTTTACGGGATATATGGGGGCCAAGTGGCTCGGACAAACCTACGTGTACAAGCGTGTTAAATAGGAGGCATCATGGCAACGCAAATAGAAGAACTGAATCGAATATTTGCCCTTCAAAAGGGAAATTATTCTCCGGCCCATACACCTTCTTACCAGGTAAGAATGGATCGCCTGAATCGGATGGACAAGCTTATCCGAAACCACATCGATGATATTGTGGCAGCCACGCAGCAAGACTTTGGTACACGAAGCGCTGACTGGGGCTTTACAGCCGAAATCTATTCGCCCCTCGATTTGCTCAAAAAGATCAAAGGCAAACTAAAAGGCTGGATGAAACCAGAACGTAAATCCTCCGGATGGTTTGCCTTGACAGGACAACGCACCTATCAGGTGAATGAGCCTTTGGGTGTGGTCGGTGTAATGTCCCCATTTAACGCTCCGGTAAGTTTGGCTCTGGACCCCACCATTGAGGCTTTGGCAGCAGGGAATACCGTGATGATCAAATTTTCAGAAAGCACACCCCACACAGCCGAACTCATGAAGAAATTGGTGAGCCAGTATTTTCAAGAAGAGGAATTGGCAGTGGTAACCGGAGAAGTTGAAGTGTCGGTTGCCTTTGCTGGTCAGGCCTGGGATTTGTTCTTTTTTACCGGCGGTTCAGAAGTGGGAAAGAAAATTTTGGAAGCCAATGCCAAGCACCTTACTCCTACTATTTTAGAACTGGGTGGAAAGTCGCCTTGTGTGGTGCTGGATGATGCAGACATTGAGTTTACCGCCAAACGCATTGCCACCGTTCGCCAGTTGAACGCCGGTCAGGTTTGCATCGCTGGAGACTACGCCTTTGTTCCCGAAAAGCAAGTAGAGGCTTTTGTGGAAACAGCGATCAAGAATAGCGAGGAAATCTACCCTTCCATCATCGAGAATCCGGATTTCACCTCCATCATCAATGAAAGGGAATTTAACCGCATCGTTAGCTACAT is a window encoding:
- a CDS encoding response regulator transcription factor, with protein sequence MNKIKAILIDDEADALTVLSAMINELTPQVEIINATQSGLEGIKSIQKWKPDLVFLDIEMAGLNGFEVLDFFENRTFKLIFVTAYDQYAIKAIREKADNYLLKPINPQELEQAVAEIAEELNHDSLQAKQGKIAIPIGSGYRYIDTLDIECIQADNSYSFVHLTSGEKIIVCRNLKSFENALNQENFMRINRSFLINVNQIELASKEDGGYVQMKQGRTIEIPQRKKERIFHQLKERFIVLR
- a CDS encoding DUF2147 domain-containing protein, translating into MNTTIYRITKQTGLLLVLLFGLTSFASITAQNKADEIIGTWELEDKTSKMEIYKKDGKYYGKLLYGKDVVNEDGSSKKDIENPDESLRNRDIIGSTYIHNLTYDGDEYDDGKVYDSTTGKTWSCYVEMEDGDLHFTGYMGAKWLGQTYVYKRVK
- a CDS encoding aldehyde dehydrogenase family protein, with product MATQIEELNRIFALQKGNYSPAHTPSYQVRMDRLNRMDKLIRNHIDDIVAATQQDFGTRSADWGFTAEIYSPLDLLKKIKGKLKGWMKPERKSSGWFALTGQRTYQVNEPLGVVGVMSPFNAPVSLALDPTIEALAAGNTVMIKFSESTPHTAELMKKLVSQYFQEEELAVVTGEVEVSVAFAGQAWDLFFFTGGSEVGKKILEANAKHLTPTILELGGKSPCVVLDDADIEFTAKRIATVRQLNAGQVCIAGDYAFVPEKQVEAFVETAIKNSEEIYPSIIENPDFTSIINEREFNRIVSYIEEAREAGCRIVQANPQNELVPDPVSRKIPLTIVVNPPRHLKVAKFEIFGPVLTVFGYTDLNQVIAQINANEKPLALYIFGKSDQKINQVVMNTSSGGVTINDELMHANARDMGFGGVGYSGMGRYKGGKIGYYAFTNPKAVHKQGLMRKYTSIFFPPFKKDSSRKMLRSQVGVKS